The Clostridium sp. AWRP genome has a window encoding:
- a CDS encoding fumarate hydratase: protein MREVDVSTITKAVRNLCIDANYYLSEDVKKKIKECEENEKWPTAKDILGKILENIDISKNEDVPMCQDTGMACVFITIGQDVHIVGGSLEDAINKGVSQGYVEGYLRKSVVSDPINRVNTKDNTPAVIYYEIVPGDKLNIKVAPKGFGSENMSQIKMLKPADGLKGVKDFVIKVVKDAGPNPCPPMVVGVGIGGTFDKAANLAKKALVRPLSERNKNKFYSDLENELLDKINCLGIGPQGLGGKTTALAVNIETYPTHIAGLPVAVNINCHVTRHKEIEL from the coding sequence ATGAGAGAAGTAGATGTATCCACTATAACAAAAGCTGTTAGAAATCTCTGTATAGATGCCAATTATTATCTTTCGGAGGATGTTAAGAAAAAGATAAAAGAATGTGAAGAGAACGAAAAATGGCCTACTGCAAAAGACATTTTAGGTAAAATACTTGAAAATATAGATATATCTAAAAATGAAGATGTGCCTATGTGTCAGGATACAGGAATGGCTTGTGTATTTATAACAATTGGCCAGGATGTTCATATAGTAGGAGGAAGTTTAGAAGACGCAATAAATAAGGGAGTAAGCCAGGGATATGTAGAAGGGTATTTAAGAAAATCTGTAGTATCTGACCCTATAAATAGAGTTAATACTAAGGATAATACTCCTGCAGTAATATATTATGAAATAGTTCCAGGAGATAAACTTAACATAAAAGTGGCTCCTAAAGGATTTGGCTCAGAAAATATGAGCCAGATAAAAATGCTTAAACCAGCAGATGGGCTTAAGGGTGTTAAAGATTTTGTAATAAAAGTAGTAAAGGACGCAGGACCAAATCCATGTCCCCCTATGGTTGTAGGAGTAGGTATAGGAGGAACTTTTGACAAGGCTGCAAATCTTGCAAAAAAAGCTCTTGTAAGACCATTATCTGAAAGAAATAAAAATAAGTTTTATTCAGATTTAGAAAATGAACTTTTAGACAAAATAAATTGTCTTGGTATAGGACCTCAAGGACTAGGAGGAAAGACTACAGCTCTTGCAGTAAATATAGAAACTTACCCTACGCATATAGCAGGATTACCTGTAGCCGTAAATATAAATTGTCATGTTACAAGACATAAGGAAATAGAATTGTAA
- a CDS encoding methylaspartate ammonia-lyase — protein MKIVDVICSEGKTGFYFDDQRAIKKGAKHNGFTYVGEPVTDGFAKVRQAGEAISVMLVLEDGQVAYGDCAAVQYSGAGGRDPLFLAKDFIPVIEKEIAPKLIGRELNEFKSLAEEFDSMKVNGKRLHTAIRYGITQAILDAVAKSKKITMAEVIRNEYNPKGEIKRVPIFAQSGDDRYDNVDKMIIKGADVMPHALINNVEEKLGMHGEKLLEYVKWLRNRVIELRTSKDYSPIFHIDVYGTIGIAFKYDTKAMADYIASLAEAANPFHLRIEGPMDVEDRQKQMEALRDLRAEIDSRKIDAELVADEWCNTVDDVKFFTDNKAGHMVQIKTPDLGGVNNIADAIMYCKDHDMGAYCGGTCNETNRSAEVTTNIGMACGAKQVLAKPGMGVDEGYMIVNNEMNRVVALVNRRK, from the coding sequence ATGAAAATAGTTGACGTAATTTGCTCAGAAGGAAAAACAGGATTTTATTTTGATGATCAGAGGGCTATAAAAAAAGGAGCTAAACATAATGGATTTACTTATGTAGGTGAACCTGTAACAGATGGATTTGCTAAAGTTAGACAGGCAGGGGAAGCTATATCCGTAATGCTAGTACTAGAAGATGGACAGGTAGCTTATGGTGATTGTGCCGCTGTTCAATATTCAGGTGCAGGTGGAAGAGATCCATTATTTTTAGCTAAAGATTTTATACCAGTTATAGAAAAGGAAATAGCTCCAAAATTAATAGGAAGAGAATTAAACGAGTTTAAGTCATTAGCAGAAGAATTTGATAGTATGAAGGTAAATGGTAAGAGACTTCATACAGCTATAAGATATGGTATAACACAAGCTATATTAGATGCTGTAGCAAAATCAAAGAAAATAACAATGGCAGAAGTTATAAGAAATGAATATAATCCAAAGGGTGAAATAAAGAGAGTCCCAATATTTGCACAATCCGGCGATGACAGATATGATAATGTAGATAAGATGATAATAAAAGGTGCAGATGTTATGCCACATGCCCTTATAAATAACGTAGAAGAAAAACTTGGAATGCATGGAGAAAAACTTTTAGAATATGTTAAGTGGCTTAGAAATAGAGTAATAGAACTTAGAACTTCTAAAGATTACAGCCCAATATTCCACATTGATGTATACGGAACTATAGGCATTGCCTTTAAATATGATACAAAAGCTATGGCTGACTATATAGCTTCACTTGCAGAAGCAGCAAATCCATTCCATTTGAGAATTGAAGGACCAATGGATGTAGAAGATAGACAAAAACAGATGGAAGCTCTGAGAGATTTGAGAGCAGAAATAGATAGTAGAAAAATAGATGCAGAATTAGTAGCAGATGAATGGTGTAATACAGTAGATGATGTTAAATTCTTTACAGACAATAAAGCAGGTCATATGGTTCAAATAAAAACTCCAGATTTAGGTGGAGTCAACAATATAGCTGATGCTATTATGTATTGTAAAGATCATGATATGGGAGCTTATTGTGGAGGAACTTGTAATGAAACAAACAGATCCGCAGAAGTTACAACCAATATAGGAATGGCCTGTGGTGCAAAACAAGTTCTTGCAAAACCAGGTATGGGTGTAGATGAAGGATATATGATAGTTAATAATGAAATGAATAGAGTAGTTGCATTAGTAAATAGAAGAAAATAG
- a CDS encoding methylaspartate mutase subunit E has translation MELKNKKWSEEQFFKVREEVLSQWPTGKEVDLKEAVDYLKKLPEHKSFPKKLIKAKEQGITLAQPRAGVALIDDHIKLLKHLQDEGGADLLPTTIDSYTRQNRYDECEVGIKESKAQGRSLLNGFPGVNHGVKGCRQVVEALDLPVQARHGTPDSRLLAEIIHAGGFTSNEGGCISYNVPYAKNVSIAKSLVDWQYCDRLVGFYEENGVSINREPFGPLTGTLVPPSTSNAVAIIEGLLAAEQGVKNITVGYGECGNVVQDVAAMRALEQQIDEYLKKYGYNDVYITTVFHQWMGGFPADEAKAFGVISTGAATAALAGATKVIVKTPHEAIGIPTKEANAAGIKATKMALNMLSGQRLPMSKDLEDEISVIKAEVKCILDKVFELGKGDLAVGTVKAFETGVIDVPFAPSKYNAGKMMPARDNTGAVRYLHFGNVPFSQELKDFNQRKLQERGKFENREVSFQMTIDDIFAVGQGVLIGRPKEK, from the coding sequence ATGGAACTTAAAAATAAAAAATGGTCAGAAGAACAATTTTTTAAAGTTAGAGAAGAAGTTTTAAGTCAATGGCCAACAGGTAAGGAAGTTGATCTTAAGGAAGCAGTAGATTATTTAAAGAAGTTACCTGAGCATAAGAGTTTTCCTAAAAAGTTAATAAAGGCAAAAGAACAGGGAATTACTTTAGCCCAACCAAGAGCTGGAGTTGCACTTATAGATGATCATATTAAATTATTAAAACATTTACAAGATGAAGGTGGAGCTGATCTCCTTCCAACAACTATAGATAGTTATACGAGACAGAATAGATATGATGAATGTGAAGTAGGTATAAAAGAGAGTAAAGCTCAGGGAAGGTCACTTTTAAATGGATTTCCAGGAGTAAATCACGGAGTTAAGGGATGTAGACAAGTAGTAGAAGCATTGGATTTACCAGTACAGGCTAGACATGGTACTCCAGATTCAAGACTTTTAGCAGAAATAATTCATGCAGGTGGATTTACTTCAAATGAAGGAGGATGTATATCCTATAATGTACCTTATGCAAAGAATGTTTCAATAGCTAAGTCACTTGTAGATTGGCAGTATTGTGATAGATTAGTTGGATTTTATGAAGAAAATGGAGTATCTATAAATAGAGAACCGTTTGGACCGCTTACAGGAACATTAGTACCACCAAGTACTTCAAATGCAGTAGCTATAATAGAGGGGTTACTTGCAGCAGAACAGGGTGTTAAGAATATAACTGTAGGATATGGCGAGTGTGGTAATGTAGTTCAGGATGTAGCGGCTATGAGAGCATTAGAGCAGCAGATAGATGAATACTTGAAAAAGTATGGATACAATGATGTTTATATAACTACAGTATTTCATCAGTGGATGGGAGGATTCCCTGCAGATGAAGCAAAAGCTTTTGGAGTTATATCTACAGGAGCAGCTACAGCAGCCCTTGCAGGAGCAACAAAAGTTATAGTTAAGACACCTCATGAAGCTATAGGAATCCCTACTAAAGAAGCTAATGCAGCAGGAATAAAAGCAACAAAGATGGCTTTAAATATGTTAAGTGGACAGAGACTTCCTATGTCAAAAGATTTGGAAGATGAAATATCAGTAATTAAAGCAGAAGTAAAATGCATATTGGATAAAGTATTTGAACTTGGAAAGGGAGATTTAGCTGTAGGAACTGTAAAAGCATTTGAAACTGGAGTTATAGATGTACCATTTGCACCAAGTAAATATAATGCAGGCAAGATGATGCCAGCAAGAGATAATACAGGAGCAGTTAGATATTTGCACTTTGGCAACGTTCCTTTTAGCCAGGAATTAAAAGACTTTAATCAGAGAAAGTTACAGGAAAGAGGAAAATTTGAAAATAGAGAAGTAAGTTTTCAGATGACTATAGATGATATATTTGCAGTTGGACAGGGAGTACTTATAGGAAGACCAAAAGAAAAATAA
- the glmL gene encoding methylaspartate mutase accessory protein GlmL, whose protein sequence is MKGYLLIDFGSTYTKLTAVDIENEEILGTAKAITTVEDDIMIGFNKAYAELQSKLRNKKVNFIKKLACSSAAGGLKMVAIGLVPELTAEAAKRAALGAGARVMHVYSYDLSSKEMEEIKNSNPDMILLAGGTDGGNKECIIGNAKLLAKSGMDIPIVVAGNKVAEDEVSKILEDAGMFYKVAENVMPKLNVLNVEPAREEIRKIFMEKIVEAKGMKNAEKYINGILMPTPAAVLKAAKTLSLGSDKEEGIGDLVVVDIGGATTDVHSLADGEPTKPAVTLRGLQEPFAKRTVEGDLGMRYSAVSLWEAASTKRVLKYLEDKSIDIEAGCKYRSENIKMIPDNERDIKFDEAMAKVATEMAMERHVGVLTSVYTPCGVVYSQIGKDLLNTKYLIGTGGVLVHSEDPEEILKAGIFTTEDPMHLKPKDPEYLVDRSYILSAMGLLSEEYPDIAVRIMKKYLVNTKKICCITK, encoded by the coding sequence ATGAAAGGATATTTGCTTATAGATTTTGGAAGTACCTATACAAAGTTGACAGCTGTGGATATAGAAAATGAAGAGATCTTAGGTACAGCTAAAGCTATAACTACAGTGGAAGATGACATAATGATAGGTTTTAACAAAGCCTATGCAGAACTACAAAGTAAATTAAGGAATAAAAAAGTTAATTTCATAAAGAAACTGGCTTGCTCATCTGCTGCAGGTGGACTAAAAATGGTTGCTATAGGCCTTGTACCAGAGCTTACTGCTGAAGCTGCTAAAAGAGCAGCACTTGGTGCTGGAGCAAGAGTTATGCATGTTTATAGTTATGATTTGAGTTCAAAGGAAATGGAAGAAATAAAAAATTCAAATCCAGACATGATACTTTTAGCCGGCGGAACAGATGGAGGAAATAAAGAGTGTATAATTGGCAATGCTAAGTTGCTAGCTAAAAGTGGAATGGATATTCCAATAGTTGTAGCAGGAAATAAAGTAGCAGAAGATGAAGTATCAAAAATATTAGAAGATGCAGGAATGTTTTATAAAGTAGCTGAAAATGTGATGCCTAAGCTAAATGTCTTAAATGTTGAACCAGCTAGGGAAGAAATAAGAAAAATATTCATGGAAAAAATAGTTGAAGCTAAGGGAATGAAAAATGCTGAAAAATATATAAATGGTATCCTTATGCCTACGCCAGCTGCTGTGTTAAAAGCTGCCAAAACTTTAAGTCTTGGAAGTGATAAAGAAGAGGGTATAGGTGATTTAGTAGTAGTAGATATAGGTGGAGCTACTACGGATGTACATTCTTTGGCTGATGGAGAGCCTACAAAACCAGCAGTAACTTTAAGAGGATTACAGGAGCCTTTTGCAAAGAGAACTGTAGAAGGAGATCTGGGAATGAGATATTCCGCAGTGTCCTTATGGGAAGCTGCCAGTACTAAAAGGGTACTCAAATATTTAGAAGATAAAAGCATAGATATAGAGGCTGGCTGTAAATATAGAAGTGAAAATATAAAAATGATTCCTGACAATGAAAGGGATATAAAATTTGATGAAGCAATGGCAAAGGTAGCTACGGAAATGGCTATGGAAAGACACGTTGGAGTTTTGACTAGTGTGTATACCCCTTGTGGAGTTGTATATTCTCAAATAGGAAAAGACCTTTTAAATACCAAATACCTCATAGGAACAGGTGGAGTATTGGTTCACAGTGAAGATCCTGAAGAAATATTAAAAGCAGGAATTTTTACTACAGAAGATCCTATGCATTTGAAACCAAAGGATCCAGAGTATTTAGTAGATAGAAGTTATATATTATCTGCTATGGGACTGCTTTCAGAAGAGTATCCGGACATAGCAGTTAGAATAATGAAAAAATATTTAGTTAACACTAAAAAAATATGTTGTATAACAAAATAG
- the glmS gene encoding methylaspartate mutase subunit S, translating into MKTIVLGVIGSDCHAVGNKILDHAITEAGFNVINIGVLSPQEDFINAAIETKADAILVSSLYGHGEMDCRGLREKCDESGLKGILIYAGGNLVVGKQKWEDVYNKFKSMGFDRIYPPGTLPEITIDDLKKDLNV; encoded by the coding sequence ATGAAAACCATAGTTTTAGGAGTAATTGGCTCTGATTGTCATGCAGTTGGAAATAAAATATTAGATCATGCCATTACAGAAGCTGGATTTAACGTAATAAATATAGGAGTTCTTTCACCACAAGAAGATTTTATAAATGCTGCAATTGAAACTAAAGCAGATGCCATTTTAGTATCCTCACTTTATGGGCATGGAGAAATGGACTGCAGGGGACTTAGAGAAAAATGTGATGAGTCAGGTCTTAAAGGTATACTAATTTATGCAGGTGGAAATTTAGTGGTTGGAAAACAAAAGTGGGAAGATGTATATAATAAATTTAAGAGTATGGGATTTGATAGAATATATCCACCAGGAACATTACCTGAAATTACAATTGATGATTTGAAAAAAGATTTAAATGTATAA
- a CDS encoding GntR family transcriptional regulator, which produces MIAINIKINKDSGVPLYLQVKNQIMDLVKGNLIKVGEKMPTERELSERLNVSRNTISTAYNELEQDGVLKSYQGRGTFVAEEANPWKVQNTKEKITKFIDLAFEEAIESGIDPDVFLEIVTQRIREKKELISKISGVYVECNIEQSRMFSKQLMESTDMNIVPFTLDDIRNISSETRQIIEKSQVIIATFNHVNEVIKLTEGLHKEVIGVAINVDLATIVKIARYPSDTKFAFVCISKEFMFKARGALERAGLGDIDIEFSNTFNDQELEKVINNADILIVSPGRYKDVESHNVDKKHIMRFLYNLDDSSIKDLKSKIVELNQNN; this is translated from the coding sequence GTGATTGCCATAAACATTAAAATAAATAAAGATAGTGGAGTACCATTATATTTACAAGTAAAAAACCAAATAATGGATTTAGTTAAAGGTAACCTCATTAAGGTAGGCGAAAAAATGCCTACAGAAAGAGAATTATCTGAAAGACTTAATGTAAGTAGAAATACTATAAGCACAGCTTATAATGAATTAGAACAAGATGGCGTTTTAAAATCTTACCAGGGACGAGGAACTTTTGTAGCAGAAGAGGCAAATCCTTGGAAAGTTCAAAATACAAAGGAAAAAATAACAAAGTTTATAGATCTTGCGTTTGAAGAAGCTATTGAATCAGGCATAGATCCAGATGTGTTTTTAGAAATTGTAACTCAAAGAATAAGAGAAAAGAAAGAACTTATAAGTAAAATTAGTGGGGTATATGTGGAATGTAACATAGAGCAATCTAGAATGTTTAGCAAACAGCTTATGGAAAGCACGGACATGAATATAGTACCTTTTACTCTTGATGATATAAGAAATATAAGCAGTGAAACTAGGCAGATTATAGAAAAAAGCCAAGTTATAATAGCAACTTTTAACCATGTAAATGAAGTAATTAAACTAACGGAAGGATTACACAAAGAAGTAATAGGTGTAGCCATAAATGTAGATTTGGCAACAATAGTTAAAATTGCTAGATATCCTAGTGATACTAAATTTGCTTTTGTGTGCATTTCTAAGGAGTTTATGTTTAAAGCAAGAGGAGCACTTGAAAGAGCAGGATTAGGAGATATTGATATTGAGTTTAGTAATACGTTTAATGACCAGGAGCTTGAGAAAGTTATAAATAATGCAGATATATTGATAGTTTCACCAGGAAGATATAAAGATGTTGAATCACATAATGTGGACAAGAAACATATAATGAGATTCTTGTATAATCTCGATGATAGTTCAATTAAGGATTTAAAATCAAAAATAGTTGAACTCAACCAAAATAATTGA